Proteins from one Syntrophaceae bacterium genomic window:
- the pyk gene encoding pyruvate kinase, translating into MKLAGQKTKIVATIGPASESREIMEGMINAGMNVARLNFAYGDPDSHTQVINTLRTAARSTGRRIAVMADLPGPKIRIGRLAHEPVELQPGFPFTLTTRDIVGDAERVSVSLRSLPQVLKPGDTLFLNDGIIQLLTLKIEGEEVLCRVVIGGELRSHKGLNLPGIDLGIRAFTQRDREWLEFASARGVDAVSQSFVESAADIIAVREAAAAMGYHPYIIAKIERSQALEHIDGILEAADGIMVARGDLGVEIPIEKIALVQKRLINRANSLGKPVITATQMLESMTDNRRPTRAESTDVANAVLDGTDCVMLSAESALGSYPVEAVAMLAKIAAAAEPYRVRHDLMEALRNGDKKGSATITDVIALNVETALERISPAAIFVPTRSGLMARSIARFKPPVWIVAVSSSEETCQRLLFSSGVYPVYEPDHPQNWNAYVKDWLSHHALEGNFAILTEGPSRAHPGANHRMEIIRLNREGNKE; encoded by the coding sequence ATGAAGCTTGCCGGCCAGAAGACAAAAATTGTCGCCACCATCGGACCGGCGTCGGAATCGCGAGAGATCATGGAAGGGATGATCAACGCAGGGATGAATGTTGCCCGGCTCAATTTCGCATACGGTGATCCCGACAGCCATACGCAGGTGATCAACACCCTCCGCACAGCCGCCCGCTCAACGGGACGACGAATCGCAGTCATGGCGGACCTGCCCGGCCCGAAGATCAGGATCGGCCGGCTGGCTCATGAACCTGTCGAATTGCAGCCGGGGTTCCCCTTCACCCTGACCACCCGCGATATTGTCGGAGACGCTGAACGCGTCTCGGTAAGCCTCAGGAGTCTCCCCCAGGTGCTCAAGCCCGGCGATACCCTGTTCTTAAATGACGGTATTATCCAGCTGTTAACCCTGAAAATAGAAGGAGAGGAGGTCCTCTGCCGAGTCGTCATCGGGGGGGAATTGCGCTCCCACAAAGGTCTCAACCTGCCCGGCATAGACCTTGGGATCCGAGCCTTCACCCAGCGCGATCGCGAATGGCTGGAATTTGCATCCGCACGGGGGGTGGACGCGGTCAGCCAGTCCTTTGTCGAGAGCGCTGCGGATATCATCGCCGTACGGGAGGCCGCGGCAGCGATGGGGTACCACCCGTACATCATCGCAAAAATAGAACGCTCGCAGGCCTTGGAACACATAGACGGCATTCTTGAGGCAGCGGACGGCATCATGGTCGCCCGCGGCGACCTCGGGGTGGAGATACCGATTGAGAAGATCGCCCTGGTCCAGAAGCGGCTTATCAATCGGGCGAACAGTCTCGGGAAACCGGTTATCACCGCCACGCAGATGCTGGAGTCCATGACGGATAACCGGCGTCCTACCCGGGCGGAGTCGACTGACGTGGCCAATGCGGTGCTCGACGGAACGGACTGCGTCATGCTATCGGCAGAATCGGCCCTGGGAAGCTATCCTGTGGAGGCTGTGGCCATGCTGGCAAAGATTGCCGCAGCGGCAGAGCCATACCGCGTGCGACACGATCTTATGGAGGCCCTCCGGAATGGCGATAAGAAGGGCTCCGCCACGATCACGGATGTAATCGCGTTAAATGTCGAGACGGCCCTGGAGCGCATATCCCCTGCAGCCATATTCGTTCCAACCCGCAGCGGGCTTATGGCTCGCTCCATCGCTCGCTTCAAGCCCCCGGTGTGGATCGTGGCGGTGAGCTCCAGCGAGGAGACATGTCAGCGGCTGCTCTTCAGCAGCGGGGTCTATCCGGTATATGAACCCGATCACCCTCAAAACTGGAATGCATACGTGAAGGACTGGTTATCACACCATGCGCTGGAAGGTAATTTCGCGATCTTGACGGAAGGGCCTTCCCGAGCGCATCCGGGGGCAAACCACCGTATGGAGATCATCCGGCTTAACCGTGAAGGGAACAAGGAATAA